In Mytilus trossulus isolate FHL-02 chromosome 14, PNRI_Mtr1.1.1.hap1, whole genome shotgun sequence, a genomic segment contains:
- the LOC134696956 gene encoding prestin-like yields the protein MKSCLFSNVPIIQNLKQYNLRKYLVSDILSGITVGIMQIPQGMAFGLLTTLPPICGMYTAFFGPLTYFFLGSSRHLSVGAVAVVSLMMASVIDVAMQENNLYTVTESSTNTSIDDIINKRKIEIATSVSFVSGLFMIILGKLKFGLISTYMSEQLVSGFTAAVAIHITTSQAKHIFGISVPQHNGIFKVIKTWIDVCYNIPSTNFATLITTVICFIILYLVKVQINMRFKSRLKMPIPIELIIISIATGIAHFAEFNQRFNINILKDIPAGLPSPVLPNPVIATDYIADAFIIGIVAFTHSVSGARLLARKHNYKIDPNQELVASGAGSVVCSIFSGYINAGSLSRTMVLDGTNGKSQIACLVGCVIVIIMILAIGPLFYSLPKCVLSAVIIINLRTMFIQILEVPSLWRTSKYDFVIWMVTFLTSSILDVDIGIASSLIFSLLTVSLRTQSPSSYTLGFVGKTNQLKSVDRYDPVITPENVRIVQFQAPIYFANADIFVKSVVKLTGIDPVKARKKQKHFNQIETNISPIDVTDNCDLTMQIESKMSEKFVDDVEIVILDFSGVNFIDIVGIKALKRVYTDYKSIGIEVCIASCNDSVISMMTSTDFMTGYEETVYLTVNCILANKKLRPGLQV from the exons ATGAAGTCATGTTTGTTTTCTAATGTGCCTATAATACAGAACCTAAAACAATATAACTTACGGAAATACTTAGTAAGTGATATTCTCTCTGGAATTACTGTCGGTATCATGCAGATACCCCAAG GTATGGCATTTGGTTTATTGACAACACTCCCACCAATATGTGGAATGTATACTGCCTTCTTTGGTCCTTTGACATACTTTTTCCTCGGATCATCAAGGCATCTCTCTGTAG gggCAGTAGCCGTAGTCAGTCTGATGATGGCCTCAGTGATTGATGTAGCAATGCAAGAAAACAATTTGTATACCGTCACAGAAAGCTCAACAAATACTTCAATAGATGATATTATTAATAAACGAAAAATAGAGATAGCTACGTCAGTATCATTCGTGTCTGGGCTTTTCATG attATATTGGGTAAATTAAAGTTTGGTTTGATATCGACTTACATGTCAGAGCAGTTAGTAAGTGGATTTACGGCAGCAGTGGCAATCCACATTACAACTAGTCAGGCGAAACACATCTTTGGCATCTCAGTGCCTCAGCATAATGGCATATTCAAGGTTATTAAG ACCTGGATAGATGTTTGTTACAACATACCCTCCACTAACTTCGCCACACTCATTACCACTGTGATATGTTTCATCATACTTTATCTCGTTAAAGTTCAAATTAATATGAGATTTAAATCTAGACTAAAGATGCCCATTCCTATAGAACTTATCATT ATTTCCATAGCAACTGGAATTGCTCACTTCGCAGAGTTCAATCAGAGGTTcaacatcaacattttaaaagacattCCAGCAGG GTTGCCATCACCAGTATTACCGAACCCCGTGATAGCTACAGATTATATAGCTGACGCCTTCATTATAGGAATAGTGGCCTTTACCCATTCGGTATCTGGCGCTAGACTTCTGGCCAggaaacataattataaaattgatcCGAATCAG GAGTTAGTTGCAAGTGGAGCTGGGAGCGTTGTATGTTCGATTTTCTCTGGATACATCAATGCAGGGTCATTATCAAGAACTATGGTACTGGATGGTACGAACGGTAAATCCCAG attGCCTGTTTAGTGGGATGTGTTATTGTCATAATCATGATATTAGCAATTGGACCATTGTTTTACTCATTACCAAAG TGTGTTTTGTCAGCAGTCATTATCATAAACCTCCGTACGATGTTTATTCAGATATTAGAGGTACCATCACTGTGGCGTACATCAAAGTATGATTTC gTTATATGGATGGTGACCTTTCTGACCTCCTCCATTCTTGATGTTGATATTGGTATAGCGTCCAGTCTGATATTTTCTTTGTTAACAGTATCATTACGTACTCAGAG tccTTCGTCATATACACTAGGATTTGTTGGGAagacaaatcagttgaaatcgGTAGACAGATATGACCCC GTTATTACACCAGAAAATGTCAGAATAGTTCAGTTCCAAGCTCCTATTTACTTTGCTAATGCCGACATATTTGTGAAGAGTGTTGTTAAGTTGACTGGTATAGACCCAGTAAAGGCCAGGAAGAAACAGAAACACTTTAATCAAATAGAGACAAATATAAGCCCG ATAGATGTGACAGACAATTGTGATCTCACAATGCAAATAGAGTCGAAGATGTCGGAAAAATTTGTAGATGATGTAGAAATCGTTATACTGGATTTTTCTGGAGTAAATTTTATCGATATTGTTGGAATAAAGGCATTAAAAAGG GTATATACCGACTATAAAAGCATTGGAATTGAAGTATGTATAGCTAGCTGTAATG aTAGTGTCATATCGATGATGACATCTACAGACTTTATGACGGGTTATGAAGAAACAGTATATTTAACAGTGAATTGTATACTTGCGAATAAAAAACTTAGACCAGGATTACAAGTCTGA